The Methanosphaera cuniculi sequence ATTTACTTGCTAATCTGTTTTCTTCTTTAATACGTTCTGCATTCCATGGATGTGATGGAGTGTCATACTGTTTTCGTGGTTTTTTAGGACTTCCCATAATATAAATCTCCTTTAATAATTAATTTTTGAGTAAATTGTTTTATCTTTTTGATCTATTGACCAGGTCTTGTTCTACTTACACCAACAGAAGATCCGTGTCTAAATGTTGATTTTGTTCTTTGACCACGTACTGGAAGACCAACTTCGTGTCTTTTACCTTTGTAACTTCTGATCATTTTCATACGGTTAAGATCATCACGTAAGGTCATGTTTAAATCAGATTCAATTAAGTGTTTGGTTTCTCCTGTTTCATAGTCGTTTCTTCTGTTTAAGAACCATTCAGGAATTCCAAATTCTTGAGGGTTTTCAAGAACATCTTCTATTTTTTTTACTGATTCATCATCAATGTATCCAATTTGTGCATCTTGATCTAGATCAGCTACTTTACATATTGCAATAGCAAAAGCTTTTCCAATACCTTTAATTTCGGTTAATGCAGAAGCTATTGTTTTGTTTCCGTCAACGTCTTTACGAGTTATACGAACCATATGTCTAAATTCTTGTTCAGCCATGCTAATTCTCCAATTAAGTTTTATTTTTTTGTTATTTTCTTTTTTTTGAGTGGTAAAAAAATATTCTAGATTTAAATTCATGTATCTTTTTTTTTAAGAAAATATTTTTTTCTTCACTTAAATTTATATTTCTATTTTGAAAGTAATTCCATATTCAAGATAATAGTAGAAAAATTATTACCATTGAATAATAGGAAAAAAATAAGCTTTGAAATTAAGTGTTATAATTATTTTATAAAAAAAATTAAAGAATAAAAAAGGAATTTTAACATAAATAAATAGTTAAATCTTTTTTATCAATCATCTTTTTGTATTATAAATGAAAAATTAAAAAAGAATGAATAAATCATATCTTATTTTATACATAAGCGAAAAAAAAGAAGTTTGAAATTAATACTTTATTTTGGGTTGTAATAATTTTATACTCTATTTTATAAAAAAATAAAAGCTTCAAATATTCAAAATATCTTATATAATTCAAAATATAAACTTTTTATACAATGTTTTTTTTTACAAATGAAAAAAAATAATATTTTCCTAAAATCATATTAAATCTAGTTTAAAACATTCCATATTTTAAAAAAGAAAAAAAATACTTTCTCATTCATATATCATATGAAAAATATATGAAGAAGAAAAAAAATGTTTTAATTTTTTTTATAATAAAAGTTTTTTTTATAAAAAGTTCTAAATTAATTTTTTAGATTATATGAATTATCCTAATATATTGAATATATTTTTTTAAATTATATTTTACAAAAAAAGTCATTTTTTTAGTTTTAAAAAATGAAACTTCTAAGAAATTAAAAATTCATATAATACATCCCTAAAAAAAATAATATTTTTTTTATATTCTTTTTTTTCCTATGCAATTATAATAATTTAAAAATAAAATTATATCAAAAAAAAAAGATATTTTTAATTCATCTAAATAAAAGTATAATTTTTCATTATACATTCTTTTTTTGAATAAAAATAATTATAAGCGCCGAGACTGGGATTTGAACCCAGGAGGAGATCACTCCACAAGATTTCCAGTCTTGCGCCTTACCAAGCTAGACTATCTCGGCATCATAAATAAATGCTATACTGCACCAAAAAAAAATATTGATACAGATTCTTTTTTTTGTTTTCAAGTTTTTTTTTGCTTATAATTTTTATTAAAATTATTATTCTTTAATTTTCTTTT is a genomic window containing:
- a CDS encoding 30S ribosomal protein S13, coding for MAEQEFRHMVRITRKDVDGNKTIASALTEIKGIGKAFAIAICKVADLDQDAQIGYIDDESVKKIEDVLENPQEFGIPEWFLNRRNDYETGETKHLIESDLNMTLRDDLNRMKMIRSYKGKRHEVGLPVRGQRTKSTFRHGSSVGVSRTRPGQ